Genomic DNA from Salvia miltiorrhiza cultivar Shanhuang (shh) chromosome 1, IMPLAD_Smil_shh, whole genome shotgun sequence:
ttttatgtcccgaactttcagcattttttataaaatattccgaactttcattttctcctaaaaagtcTCAAACCTTTCaactttttccataaaatgtcttGCAATATAAAATTCGATGATGAAAAAATGACAAAATCCTGAACCTTCATCATTTTCCACCTACGGTGGTTTCTAATATGGTTTCTCAACAATAGAgattttcaaaataattcttctGAATGAGATAATTTATCTTTCTATCaccaaattttgtatagcggaaCATTTTGTGAAAAAAGTTAAAAGATCGAaattttttaagagaaaatgaaaatttagaataatttgtgaaaaatgctgaaagttcgggacataagaCTCTATTagccctattttttttttttttggcactgCTTGGTGTTACAATTTTTGACCAACTTAAAAGAGTTGATTATCTTTTCTTTCCTTAAAGCTTGCAACGGTAAACAAATTAATGCCGGTGATACaattatgataaatatatttaaagaaATACAGATCATAGTTGAATTAATATTGGATAATAGGTCATTAATATATAACGTGCCACCTGGCCCAGCCATGTTGCTATTTACTAGATTTTCTTTAGATCTAAATTAGTAACaacaatcaaatatatatttaagtaaAGAGCAAATTGATCACACAAAATCCAGCATTTATATATCCCACCAATCCTCTGCAATCTTCACCGCCTCAAAACTTTCCCATTTTCACAAAATGTCCaaactccctctctctctcctcgtcCTACTCACATTCTTTTCGGTCAATTTCCACCCCAAATTCCTGCAAAATCCTTCAAATACCCCCAGAAAAATCCATATTCACAAACACGTCCAATTACTCGCCGCGTCCGCGTGCGACGGCGCATTGTACCAAGATCTCTGCGTCTCGACCGTCGCCGCCCTGCCGGAGCTGCGGCGGAAGACGCTGCCGGAGGTGATATCGCACACCATCAACGTCACGATGAAGGAGGTGCGCGACTCCGCCTCCAACTGCAGCAACCTCCGCCGCAAGCTGCTGAAGAAGCTCGAGCCGCTGGAGCTCCGCGCGCTCGAGGACTGCCTCGAACTCTTCGCCGACACCGTGGCCGAGCTGAACAAGGTCCTCGCCGATCTGTCCTCCGCCGCCGCGCCGGAGAGGTACTACGCCGACCTGCAGACGCTCCTCAGTGGCGCGATGACGAATCAGAACACCTGCCTGGACGGATTCGCGTACAGTAAGAACAACACGCGGCGCTTCATCGAGGGCAGGCTGCGGCGGATCTCGCGCCACTTCAGCAACTCGCTGGCGATGGTGCAgaaattgaagaagaaaaaaggcAGGAAGCTGACATCGGAGGAGCATTTCCCCGAGTACGGCAGAATGCGTGGTGGATTTCCGGCGTGGCTGAGCAGAAGCGACCGGCGGCTGCTGCAGGCGGCGGTGAACCAGACGCGGATCGATCTGGTGGTGTCGAAGGACGGCAGCGGCAACTTCACGACGGTGAACGAGGCGCTGGCGGCGGCGCCGAACAACAGCAACACGAGATTCGTGATTTACATCAAAAGTGGAGCGTATTTCGAGTATTTGGAGGTGGCGAGGAGCAAGATGAACATCATGTTTTTGGGAGATGGAATTGGGAAAACGTGGATCAAGGGCAACCGGAGCGTCGTCGATGGCTGGACAACCTTCCGATCGTCTACAGTTGGTCAgttcactttttttttcaagtttctCTACGGTTTGTGCAGTTACTGCTTAGAGCATCCACTATGGGGGGGTAGTTGTCTATGTGGAGGGGAGAGAACCATAGTGGGAGGTGGAAATTGGGGTAGCAGAGAACGAGAAGGTAGCAAATTTGCTACCTTGGTAGCAGCAGCAGGCGGGCCCCACGAGCAGCTGCAGCAGACGCGCGGAGGGAGTTCAAACGCGGCCCAGCGCGCACAGCTGgagcgcgtgcattgcacgcgcccgCTGTGCGCCTGGGTATGACAGCAGACGCGCTGGCCCACCTCTTTTCCCCCCTTTCGGCAAAAcgtttgtttcttttttttttttgggttaattacgccaaaaaccatgaactttgggtccatttccaaattttccatgaactttgatttttatcaaattttccctgaacttaaaggcgtgaacaatttttccatgactttcaaaaatccccaaattgaatgCTGACATGGCGTCGCCGGCAGTGACATGGCATCGCCGGCAgtgaatcaaaacgacgtcgtttagttggggggtaaaacgacgtcgttttgagccccAACCATGCTTCCTAGCCGGGAAACTCACTAGACGTCATCGGGACTGCTTGGCGGTGGCAGCCTCGGGTCTGCTGCTCGCCGGAGTCAGATTTTCGGGGTTGGGGGAGAGGACGAAGGGCGTTTCTGAACGCCGCAGCCGCCGCGATTCTGAAATTAAGATCTGTGGCGCGGCGGTGGGAGGAGGGAGGCGGTCCTAGGGCCACATCTTCGCCACCAGGTCATGCACCGCCGCCGCGATTCTGAAATTAAGATCTGTGGCGCGGCGCCGGTGGTGGGAGGAGGGAGGCGGTCCTAGGGTTTCAATTTGGGGGTGGGAGGAGGGAGGGAGACGGCGGATCTAGCGTGGTGGTGGCGCGAGAGGGAAGATgaaggcggcggatctggtgtggtggtgggaGAAGGAGAGCCAAAGGTGGCGGATCTGCTGTCGCGCCGGGCTGGGAAAAGGAGAGCCAAAGGCGGCGGCTCCGTGTGCTGCTGTTAGGTCGCAGGTTACGACTTTGGGGATTTCGGTCCAGCGAGGGAGAGGACGGAAGAGGGAAAAGGAGGAGGGATGGATGTTGTCGGCGACGGCTGTTGCcgaggagggaggcggcggcgatgtGAGGGGGAGGTGTCTGCGTGTGTATCAGTGTGTGTGCGTGTAAGAGCCATGTCAGCCAGTAATTGCCATCTCAGCTCGTAATTGCCATCTCAGCTCGGAGTTTTACCGGAGTATTACCGGAGCTGAaattcatggaaaaattgttcacgcctttaagttcagggaaaatttgataaaaatcaaagttcatgaaaaatttggaaatgggcccaaagttcatggtttttggcgtaattaacccttttttttttattcattttaccCCATCCTTTTCCTATTGTTATATTAATTTTagcattatattttattaattaaataaattatttattaatataattatattaaatttattaaagtaaaatataaaataaaaatgaaaatacataaataatgtatatatatatatatatatatgttgtggTAAAAGTAATAATGATAGTGGGGTCCATGAATAGTTGAAAAGAAGGTAGTGCTATAGTGGAGAAAATATAGGGTAGAGGTAGTTGTTGAGGTGGCACACATGTGGCACCACTATGGGGTAGCACCACAGTGGATGGCCTTATTTTATTACTATAGATACGAGATCTGCATGTCAGTCAGTATGTGTGGAGACGTGATGTGGGTCCCCTGCATGCATAATCTCAATCTCTTTTGCTTAATTATGCTACCACTTGCAGTAAAATTTGTCTTAACTGCTAACTTTAATGATGGACAAAAATATAGtaggagtaataattaatcaatggaaGACTGAAGAAGTCGGAATCCAAGATTACAAAATCGAATCTTCTCTCAGTTTTTTGTACGATTTAGGTAATTATTACacagaaaaaaatatttgtccAGACTAGAAATTAAGTGAGGAGCGTGAACATCTAATGCTCCGCAAAGCCTGAGCAATATTTTTTTCGAGTTGTCttgcaaaatttaaatattttttttatatggcaatatttttttttcttttattcatattttcacacAGCGCAATACACAAAATATTATTCTTTTAGTTCCACTTTAATATGCTCGcatccacaccaattaagtatttttttttattcaaaataaaaaaaatgaatctatTCTAATGAGAcgttccaaaaagaaaaacaagcttGTTAGAATGGGACATACGGAGTACCTCCTCAAAATcagtgtcgaaaagaaattgctTAAGCACCGcaagacgaagggagtatttgttaCTCCCTCAATCCCATTACTTTTGAGTACAAAGATTACCCGAGATTACATTCATTGTTTTCGAGTACATATATTAAGAAAAATGTGGTTAGTTTATGAGATGAGATttagtgtcccacaattttatttatgtcACTATGTCCCACTTTTATaactatatagtattattttaataatactttttataaaaataaaatttattataatataataaattatacttaacttttgtttcaaaaaattataattaattaatttattattagctaagaaaagtaaaattaaatgataaaaaaaaccctaattagatggaataaaccctagttaaaaatcataaaattaaattaaagcatacaaagttaaaattggagaaaaaataaaaaataaaataaacaaaattaaaaataaaacttaaagtGAAACGTCAAATATGGTAAAGTGAATCTCAATTCTTAGTGTATAAAGTAAGTTACGTTGATGTAAGATATTTAatgattattttaaataagtTGCTGTATAAAGTGAAATGGATCCatcatttaataatattttaaataattaattttttattaaaaaaaattaatgatacaTTACTAATGAAATATCAAATAATTGAAACATTAGTGACGAGGCGGGGTGAGTTTAATTTATCGAGGGTTTGCAAATGTTATAGTACGAATTTGGAATATTTGAAATATCACGTAGTACTCATTAATGATTAAAAATTGTCCATGCTGTTTGTCGTGAATAGAGGATTTGGAGCTGGTGGCCAATTTATATATCTACAATAAATATGTAAATGGGAGGAAGAAGATTTACGAATATTTTTCAAAAGTATGTGGATTTAagaatttgatttataaaaatcttgaaaTTCATAAAGGGAACTGCACATGTCTAGTCCAAAAGAAGCATTTTTTTCAATGTACACCTAAACCAATTTAAGAGATATGTgaatctttttctttcaaaatcttTCACACTTCCTATCAATTATATCATGAATTCAGTCCGCGTTATGATTGAAAATTAATGTAGTGATGCAATTATCACACTGGCACGTGCGGCGTCGGTGATCTAAATAAACGTGTTGTGTTGTGGATAATAGTCAATGACTCAATATTAGAGGGATATAGTGATTGGTACATGTTGTTTTGAAATCGGTGGTCTATTTAAACATTTGAATAAATAGTGATTTACTGATTGTACAtattctaaaatgaaaaaacaagaggaatataatttaatttgatgtaactAACACCAAACTGCTTTTGGGATTAGATAGTGACCAATTATATATAGAGACAGCTAGCTCATTGAGAAAATGCCAACAATCTTTTCATTATACTATTAAACTAGTACAACCTCCCTCGgtcatgatatattttattattttttattttaaattgtataaaaatattaaaatatcattatttataaattaaattaataggcaataatattagtaattagattaataatttttattaatttgaatattaTTAGTTGATTTGAAATAAGGCACAATAATAGTATTATAAACccaatgagtataatattaatttaatgagtagcttataattataataattaaatttaaagattgtaaagtaaataatttaaatcaatcTAATTTTGAGCAAATAAGACTTAACCAccattaataaaaaaaacattaatagCCCATATTTAATATGACAATTTTAAACTTTtactaaaatttaattgaaaaaatagagaaaaattgATGGAAAAAAGTTACAATTAAAACTCATTTTTTATACATGCGAGGCCTAATAAGTTTATAAgtacataaaattatttttaaaaatatgttgtCTTTTTCTTTAGATTATGATCTTATCCTAATACACCATGCACCGACGTTCCTATGGTCCATAGTGCGCGACACTTCATAGTTTCTCTCAAGTGTATATGGACCATTATCTATTATTGGTCTTCTTTTTCTCCAATGTTAACTGTTGTGAACCCAAGCTTTTTTCCCCTTTTCCCCTTTGTTGGTCTACATTGACAATGATGGAAAGTggaatacataatatatatatatgatctgATATATACATAGAAGTAAGAAATTAAGAAACCTTGTGAAAGTAATGGGTGTGGGGGACAGCTTAGCTTTGTGAATAGCACAACTATAAGTCTATAACATATTTTAGCAAGTGTAAATAAAGGAAAAGAATAAAACCGCACATGATCCATAGTACAATCTCGATTTATAAATGTTAGTGAGATTAAACTATAGGGCTGCGTTTACTCGATTTATAAATGTTAGTGAGATTAAATTATAGGgctgcgtttattttgatggataaatttatccatggaaaagaatggataacaaaaattcatgtatttaaatgtctcatttcttttccaacatttgacacaagtatttttcttctttattttcacttcaatgataGATAATATTATACCTATAAAAAGCAAGGGAAAATGCTGAACTTCTCTTTTATGTAAAAtgtggaaaaataaaaaaaaaatatttaaaagcatatatttttattatccatcatttttcatggataaatttatccatcaaaataaacgcaaTATTAAAGATTTTGCCTCAAACG
This window encodes:
- the LOC131007290 gene encoding pectinesterase-like, with translation MSKLPLSLLVLLTFFSVNFHPKFLQNPSNTPRKIHIHKHVQLLAASACDGALYQDLCVSTVAALPELRRKTLPEVISHTINVTMKEVRDSASNCSNLRRKLLKKLEPLELRALEDCLELFADTVAELNKVLADLSSAAAPERYYADLQTLLSGAMTNQNTCLDGFAYSKNNTRRFIEGRLRRISRHFSNSLAMVQKLKKKKGRKLTSEEHFPEYGRMRGGFPAWLSRSDRRLLQAAVNQTRIDLVVSKDGSGNFTTVNEALAAAPNNSNTRFVIYIKSGAYFEYLEVARSKMNIMFLGDGIGKTWIKGNRSVVDGWTTFRSSTVAVVGNGFIAKGISFENYAGPSKHQAVALRSGADFSAFYECSFVAYQDTLYVHSLRQFYRNCDVYGTVDFIFGNAAAVLQNCNLYARRPDPNQRNIFTAQGREDPNQNTGISILGCKVAAAADLLPVLANFSTYLGRPWKQYSRTVFMYSNMERVVHPNGWLEWDGDFALATLYYGEYMNRGPGSNTTARVTWTGYRVINSSAEASQFTVANFIQGSQWLPETGVPFYPNLTATT